The following proteins are co-located in the uncultured Tolumonas sp. genome:
- the dksA gene encoding RNA polymerase-binding protein DksA — protein MSAEDTKKSLGPLAVAGVTPYQQAAGEEYMNDQQKEHFRKILEAWKTQLREEVDRTVDHMKDEAANFPDPVDRAAQEEEFALELRARDRERKLIKKIEKTLKKLEEDDFGYCESCGIEIGIRRLEARPTAELCVDCKTLAEIKEKQQVG, from the coding sequence ATGTCAGCAGAAGATACCAAAAAATCTCTGGGACCGCTGGCCGTCGCGGGTGTTACCCCTTATCAGCAAGCCGCTGGTGAGGAGTACATGAATGACCAGCAGAAAGAGCACTTCCGTAAAATTCTGGAAGCCTGGAAAACCCAGCTGCGCGAAGAAGTTGACCGTACCGTTGATCATATGAAAGATGAAGCGGCCAATTTCCCCGATCCAGTTGACCGTGCAGCACAGGAAGAAGAATTTGCTCTGGAATTACGTGCACGTGATCGTGAGCGTAAACTGATCAAGAAAATCGAAAAGACCCTGAAAAAACTGGAAGAAGATGACTTCGGTTATTGCGAATCTTGTGGGATCGAAATCGGTATTCGCCGCCTTGAAGCTCGTCCAACCGCAGAATTGTGTGTGGACTGCAAAACGCTGGCTGAGATTAAAGAAAAGCAGCAGGTTGGCTAA
- the gluQRS gene encoding tRNA glutamyl-Q(34) synthetase GluQRS encodes MTYIGRFAPSPSGPLHFGSLIAAVGSYLRARAQQGRWLVRIEDIDPPREQPGAAAQILRTLEHFGLHWDDEVIYQSQRHERYQAVLDELYQQGKTYHCHCTRAQIQAAGGFYPGTCRDKQYPALNAAVRLRVDAPCLSFHDQLLGLIEVEPRLASEDFILKRRDGLFAYNLAVVIDDADCGITEVVRGADLLEPTVRQITLYQQLGWPVPAWLHLPLALQQNGLKLSKQNHAPAIDELPVVATLCQALLFLGQTLPDDTADMSAESLLRWAVEHWQLSSIPTIASVSDV; translated from the coding sequence ATGACCTATATCGGACGTTTCGCTCCCTCACCTTCCGGCCCGTTGCATTTTGGTTCGCTCATCGCGGCAGTCGGCAGTTATCTACGCGCTCGCGCACAGCAAGGTCGTTGGCTGGTTAGGATCGAAGATATCGATCCACCACGTGAACAGCCGGGGGCAGCCGCACAAATTTTACGTACACTGGAACACTTTGGCCTGCATTGGGATGACGAAGTCATTTATCAAAGCCAACGCCACGAACGTTACCAAGCTGTGCTTGATGAGCTATATCAGCAAGGTAAAACCTATCACTGCCATTGTACCCGTGCACAAATTCAGGCCGCTGGCGGTTTCTACCCTGGCACTTGTCGCGATAAACAATATCCAGCATTGAATGCTGCCGTGCGTCTACGTGTAGATGCGCCTTGTTTATCCTTCCATGACCAGTTATTGGGCTTAATTGAGGTTGAGCCTCGCTTGGCCAGTGAAGATTTCATCTTAAAACGCCGTGATGGCTTGTTTGCCTACAATCTGGCGGTGGTGATTGATGATGCTGATTGTGGAATAACAGAAGTTGTGCGAGGTGCCGATCTGTTGGAACCAACCGTACGTCAAATCACGCTGTATCAGCAATTAGGCTGGCCTGTGCCCGCGTGGCTGCATCTGCCGCTGGCACTGCAACAAAACGGGCTGAAACTGTCAAAGCAAAATCATGCTCCGGCGATTGACGAATTGCCTGTGGTGGCAACCTTATGCCAGGCATTGCTATTTTTGGGGCAAACGCTGCCAGATGATACCGCAGACATGAGTGCGGAAAGTTTGTTGCGTTGGGCAGTTGAACACTGGCAATTGTCATCTATTCCAACAATTGCCAGTGTTTCCGACGTTTAA
- a CDS encoding nucleoside deaminase: MCQNHCTTAIQAPQTQLAIHLPDWINDLVDWQHPLHSDDEKMALAIELAKQNVLRGTGGPFASIIVHRESGSLLSVGVNQVVAQNNSTLHGEVMAIMLGEQRLQQFSLGSQIDEYELFTSCEPCAMCMGAILWSGVKRLACAATGDDARAIGFDEGPVFEQSYDYLRNAGIEVIRQLQQPAGRAVLELYLQQGGKLYNGAAD, translated from the coding sequence GTGTGTCAAAACCACTGTACAACAGCCATTCAAGCGCCACAGACACAACTTGCTATTCATCTGCCAGACTGGATCAATGACTTAGTCGATTGGCAACATCCGCTGCATTCTGACGACGAAAAAATGGCCCTTGCTATTGAGCTGGCCAAACAGAACGTCTTACGTGGCACCGGTGGGCCATTCGCCAGCATTATCGTACACCGTGAAAGTGGCTCACTGCTGAGTGTGGGTGTAAATCAGGTCGTCGCACAAAATAACTCAACCCTGCACGGTGAAGTAATGGCAATCATGCTCGGTGAACAACGTTTACAGCAATTTAGTCTGGGAAGTCAGATTGACGAATATGAGCTATTCACATCCTGCGAACCTTGCGCCATGTGTATGGGCGCAATCTTGTGGTCTGGTGTTAAACGTCTGGCCTGTGCGGCAACTGGTGACGATGCACGGGCGATCGGTTTTGATGAAGGCCCTGTCTTTGAGCAGTCATACGATTATCTGCGTAATGCAGGTATCGAGGTGATCCGGCAGTTACAGCAACCAGCGGGACGTGCAGTACTTGAGCTGTATCTGCAACAAGGCGGCAAACTCTATAATGGCGCTGCCGATTAG
- the thpR gene encoding RNA 2',3'-cyclic phosphodiesterase codes for MQRRLFFAIPAQQLSHALQHSQQLLLPEGYLKPVPVDNFHLTLHFLGLQDDSILPLLDQAVTQIQSPAFTLQLDQYGLFRHAHCLWLGPQHPVPELAMLVEQLSSVLTQLGLPVSTDYRPHITLFRNAITLPNQPAPSLQLPVSEFVLYESVSGNNGVQYRPLLHWSLLNQLTGKKRQ; via the coding sequence ATGCAACGTCGTCTGTTTTTTGCCATTCCGGCACAACAACTCAGCCATGCTTTACAGCACAGCCAACAGCTGTTGCTGCCGGAAGGTTATCTAAAACCCGTACCGGTCGACAACTTCCATCTGACGTTGCATTTTCTTGGTCTGCAGGATGACAGCATCCTGCCCTTGCTGGATCAGGCTGTCACACAGATCCAAAGCCCGGCCTTTACATTGCAGTTAGATCAGTATGGCCTATTTCGTCATGCCCACTGTTTATGGCTGGGCCCACAGCATCCGGTACCAGAACTTGCGATGCTGGTCGAGCAATTAAGCTCAGTATTAACTCAACTCGGCCTACCAGTCAGCACTGATTATCGCCCACACATCACGTTGTTTCGTAATGCCATAACGTTGCCAAATCAACCAGCTCCAAGCTTACAACTGCCTGTTTCCGAGTTCGTTTTATATGAATCAGTCTCTGGCAATAACGGCGTGCAATACCGACCATTACTACATTGGTCATTACTTAATCAGTTAACCGGCAAAAAACGCCAATAA
- a CDS encoding efflux RND transporter permease subunit: MQMSMLSIRRPVMTCLLMGFFTLFGVMAYQALPVSELPQVDFPTINISASLSGASPETMASAVATPLEGQLATISGIDNISSTSSQGTTKITVQFNLDRNIDGAALDVQSAISAAQRKLPKNMTQTPSMRKSNPADAPIFFIALHSDTLPISTVTEYAESKLAQSLSMLPGVAQVGVYGSKPYAVRIQADPDKLVAHNLGLDELATVVANNNVNNPIGDLDGEHRSLSLQSNGQLENAAAYRKLAVAYRNGAPLYLSEVANVLDSEENTRVASWFVDKPGVILAVQRQPGANTISTVDAVRHALPQFETVLPDSIKMDILYDRSESIRASIHDVQFTLLLSCALVVLVIWLFLRNLSATVIPALAVPLSVLGAVPVMYLLDYSLDNLSLLALTLAVGFVVDDAIVMMENIVRHMEEGMSAMQAARKGAREIGFTILSMTLSLIAVFIPLLFMSGLMGRLLHEFAVTISAAIAVSGLISLTLTPMLCSRVLRPQHEEVKTPGRFAQWLENGFSALTESYSLSLVTALRHPRWMLFSFAASIGLTVVLYQQLPKDFLPSTDSGQISLTSKAAPDTSFATLSRMQQQVAAIVREDPNVAAFMSSVGSTGPNGSANGGSMTIRLIPREQRVSADKVIAELRRKVNRIPGISVYLRNPPMIKIGGMSSASEYQFTLQSNDFDELKLWHDRFLTAIKAIPGLLDVTSDQEVVGAGLAISVDRDKLASYGLSYSQVEIALQSAFAARQISTIYADTNQYSVILEVLPERQRQTTDLSRIQVRSSNGSLVSLDAVASFKRQPQTLTVNHLGTLPAATISFNMRPGMALSDALKALDNVKAELVPPVSLTTSLQGSAAAFASSQSNMMVLLVLALLVVYGVLGMLYESFVHPLTILSGLPSAGLGALLTLWLFQFPVTLYAFVGILLLVGIVKKNAIMMIDFALEREREGLAPDQAIHQACLVRFRPIMMTSIAALAGALPIALGYGAGAELRQPLGVAIVGGLMLSQVVTLYLTPVIYHYLAPWHAKLNFRS; the protein is encoded by the coding sequence ATGCAAATGTCCATGTTGTCTATTCGCCGGCCGGTGATGACTTGTCTGCTGATGGGCTTTTTTACCCTGTTTGGGGTGATGGCCTATCAGGCATTACCGGTCAGCGAATTACCGCAAGTTGATTTTCCGACTATCAATATATCCGCCAGTCTATCAGGCGCTTCGCCGGAGACGATGGCGTCGGCAGTCGCTACGCCCCTGGAAGGGCAATTGGCGACGATTTCCGGTATCGACAATATCAGCTCAACCAGTTCACAGGGCACCACCAAAATTACGGTTCAGTTCAATTTAGACCGTAATATTGATGGTGCCGCCTTGGATGTGCAGAGTGCCATCAGTGCGGCTCAGCGTAAATTGCCGAAAAACATGACTCAAACACCATCAATGCGGAAGTCGAATCCGGCAGATGCACCGATTTTCTTTATCGCCTTGCATTCGGATACCTTGCCGATTTCCACGGTAACTGAATATGCCGAAAGTAAGCTGGCACAATCGCTGTCAATGTTGCCGGGTGTGGCGCAAGTGGGTGTGTATGGTTCTAAACCGTATGCAGTGCGTATCCAGGCTGATCCAGACAAGCTGGTGGCGCACAATCTGGGGTTAGATGAACTGGCAACGGTTGTTGCCAATAACAATGTCAACAATCCGATTGGGGATCTGGATGGCGAGCATCGCAGTTTAAGTTTGCAAAGCAATGGTCAGCTGGAAAATGCAGCGGCTTATCGCAAGCTGGCGGTCGCCTATCGTAACGGCGCACCACTTTATCTGTCAGAAGTAGCTAACGTATTAGATAGTGAAGAAAATACACGGGTCGCCAGTTGGTTTGTCGATAAGCCTGGTGTCATTCTGGCAGTACAACGCCAGCCGGGTGCGAATACTATCAGCACGGTTGATGCAGTACGCCATGCCCTACCACAATTTGAGACCGTACTGCCTGACTCCATAAAGATGGATATTCTTTATGATCGCAGCGAATCTATTCGGGCATCTATCCATGACGTGCAGTTCACGTTATTACTATCGTGTGCGCTGGTGGTGTTGGTGATATGGCTATTCCTGCGCAATTTATCCGCCACCGTGATCCCTGCGCTGGCGGTGCCTTTATCGGTGCTGGGTGCCGTACCGGTAATGTATTTACTGGACTACAGTCTGGATAATCTCTCGTTACTGGCATTGACGCTGGCCGTCGGTTTTGTGGTCGATGACGCGATCGTGATGATGGAAAATATTGTCCGTCACATGGAAGAGGGCATGAGTGCCATGCAAGCGGCGCGCAAAGGCGCACGTGAAATTGGTTTTACCATTCTCTCGATGACCTTATCGTTGATCGCCGTATTTATTCCCTTACTGTTTATGAGCGGCCTGATGGGGCGGTTGTTGCACGAATTTGCGGTGACTATCAGTGCGGCAATTGCGGTTTCAGGGCTGATCTCACTAACACTGACGCCTATGTTATGCAGTCGGGTATTGCGCCCGCAGCACGAGGAAGTCAAAACACCGGGTCGTTTTGCGCAATGGCTGGAAAATGGTTTCAGTGCGCTGACCGAAAGTTACAGCCTTTCTCTTGTTACGGCATTACGGCACCCGCGCTGGATGTTGTTCAGTTTTGCCGCCAGTATCGGTTTAACGGTGGTGCTTTATCAGCAATTACCGAAAGACTTTTTACCGAGCACTGACAGTGGACAAATATCACTGACCTCAAAAGCAGCGCCGGATACGTCGTTTGCTACCTTATCGCGAATGCAACAGCAAGTAGCGGCGATCGTCAGGGAAGATCCTAACGTGGCGGCATTTATGTCATCAGTCGGCAGTACCGGACCAAACGGCAGTGCGAATGGCGGTTCGATGACCATCCGCTTAATTCCGCGCGAACAACGCGTTTCTGCGGATAAAGTGATTGCCGAGTTACGGCGCAAAGTGAACCGTATTCCCGGTATCAGTGTTTATTTGCGTAACCCGCCGATGATTAAAATTGGTGGTATGTCGAGTGCATCGGAATATCAGTTTACGCTGCAAAGTAACGATTTCGATGAACTGAAACTGTGGCACGATCGCTTCTTAACGGCAATCAAAGCTATTCCCGGCTTGCTGGATGTCACCAGCGATCAGGAGGTAGTTGGCGCCGGATTAGCGATTTCAGTGGATCGCGATAAATTAGCCAGCTACGGGCTGAGTTATAGCCAGGTTGAAATAGCGTTACAAAGTGCCTTTGCGGCACGGCAGATCTCCACCATTTATGCTGATACCAACCAATATTCGGTAATTTTGGAAGTATTGCCTGAACGTCAGCGACAGACTACCGATTTAAGCCGGATCCAGGTACGTAGTAGCAATGGCTCTCTGGTGTCGTTAGATGCCGTCGCTAGCTTCAAACGTCAGCCACAAACTTTGACGGTCAATCATTTAGGAACGCTGCCGGCAGCGACTATCTCCTTTAATATGCGACCCGGTATGGCGCTGAGTGATGCATTGAAAGCATTGGATAATGTCAAAGCTGAGCTAGTACCGCCTGTGTCGTTGACAACCAGCTTGCAGGGGAGTGCGGCAGCGTTTGCCAGTTCACAATCCAACATGATGGTGTTGTTAGTGCTGGCATTGCTGGTGGTGTATGGCGTGTTAGGCATGTTGTATGAAAGCTTCGTACATCCGCTCACTATTCTTTCCGGTTTACCTTCTGCCGGGTTGGGAGCGTTGCTGACACTTTGGTTGTTCCAGTTCCCGGTTACCCTATATGCCTTCGTGGGGATATTACTGCTGGTTGGGATCGTGAAGAAAAATGCCATCATGATGATCGACTTTGCGCTGGAGCGGGAGCGGGAAGGGCTGGCACCGGATCAAGCCATCCATCAGGCTTGTTTAGTGCGATTCCGGCCGATCATGATGACCAGTATTGCGGCGTTGGCTGGTGCCTTGCCGATCGCTTTGGGTTATGGCGCCGGCGCTGAGTTGCGGCAACCGCTCGGTGTGGCGATAGTCGGCGGCTTAATGTTGTCGCAGGTGGTGACGCTGTATCTGACACCGGTGATTTACCACTATTTGGCGCCGTGGCACGCTAAGTTAAATTTCCGCTCTTAA
- a CDS encoding iron-containing alcohol dehydrogenase gives MSVMHFSVPRDIVYGENALQTLSTLKGKRAVLVTGGSSMKRFGFLEQAQSLLEKAGMACIIIDGVEPNPSVATVQRGAKAMLEFEPDWIVAIGGGSALDAAKVMWCFYEHPQLKFEDIIAVGSMPPLRNKARFVAIPSTSGTASEITAFSVITDTENHIKYPIVAADMVPDLAILDPAIPELMPPHITANTGMDVLAHATEAVASIAATSFTDPYAIEAIRLVLENLETAYHEPHNKAARFNMHNASALAGMAFTNASLGLVHSLAHKIGGEFGVTHGLANAILMPYIITFNRQFTDKYDRVEKLLGINDLAEAVRQLNAKLGIPACFKQCDEVDFDESKFRDVLNRMSANAHADPCTLTNPGKPTVADVKALYTAAYYGTAL, from the coding sequence ATGAGCGTCATGCATTTTTCTGTTCCCCGCGATATCGTCTATGGTGAAAATGCGCTGCAAACCCTCAGTACCTTAAAAGGTAAACGCGCCGTATTAGTCACGGGTGGCAGTTCGATGAAACGATTTGGTTTTCTGGAACAAGCGCAATCACTGCTGGAAAAAGCAGGTATGGCCTGCATCATCATTGATGGTGTAGAACCTAACCCATCAGTCGCCACCGTGCAGCGCGGCGCCAAAGCGATGCTGGAATTTGAACCAGATTGGATCGTGGCGATTGGTGGTGGTTCGGCTTTAGATGCCGCCAAAGTCATGTGGTGTTTCTACGAGCATCCACAGCTGAAATTTGAAGATATTATTGCTGTCGGTTCTATGCCGCCGCTGCGTAATAAAGCCCGCTTTGTTGCCATCCCCTCTACCAGCGGCACCGCATCAGAAATTACAGCGTTTTCGGTTATTACCGATACAGAAAATCATATCAAATACCCGATTGTGGCCGCTGATATGGTACCCGATCTGGCAATTCTCGACCCAGCAATTCCAGAGCTGATGCCACCACACATTACCGCCAACACCGGTATGGACGTGCTGGCACATGCCACAGAGGCGGTAGCGTCAATTGCTGCGACCTCTTTTACTGATCCTTACGCCATTGAAGCGATCCGGTTGGTACTGGAAAATCTGGAAACCGCCTACCACGAACCACACAACAAAGCTGCGCGCTTTAATATGCACAATGCTTCAGCCTTGGCGGGTATGGCGTTCACCAATGCGTCTCTCGGGTTAGTGCACTCTTTAGCGCATAAAATTGGCGGTGAATTTGGTGTGACGCATGGTCTGGCCAACGCCATTTTGATGCCATATATCATCACCTTTAACCGCCAATTCACTGATAAGTATGATCGGGTGGAAAAATTACTGGGGATCAATGATTTAGCCGAAGCAGTCCGTCAGTTAAACGCCAAATTAGGCATTCCAGCCTGCTTTAAACAATGTGATGAAGTGGATTTTGATGAATCAAAATTCCGTGATGTGCTCAACCGTATGAGTGCTAATGCACATGCTGACCCTTGTACGCTGACGAACCCCGGCAAACCAACTGTCGCCGATGTTAAAGCGTTATATACCGCTGCTTACTACGGTACAGCGCTGTAA